One window of Tenacibaculum maritimum NCIMB 2154 genomic DNA carries:
- a CDS encoding thioredoxin family protein, whose amino-acid sequence MKKVFYLLLSLVITSCVATKNKVAIKNQDGDLVGIATRNDFKKEPFASQWFNDYYEYYQTDPETVTQLKQKLNGITIKGFMGTWCGDSQREIPNFYKLLDESDFDFKKLELVTVNRKKQANGLEKGYNITHVPTFIFYKEGKELGRFVEHANENGTIEGDILKIVSGIPYKHPYQK is encoded by the coding sequence ATGAAAAAAGTATTTTACCTATTGCTTTCTTTAGTAATTACCTCTTGCGTTGCCACTAAAAACAAAGTAGCTATCAAAAACCAAGACGGGGATCTCGTTGGAATAGCTACTAGAAATGACTTTAAAAAAGAACCTTTTGCTAGCCAATGGTTCAATGACTACTACGAGTATTACCAAACGGATCCAGAAACAGTTACTCAACTGAAGCAAAAATTAAATGGGATTACCATCAAAGGTTTCATGGGAACTTGGTGCGGAGATAGTCAACGAGAAATTCCTAACTTCTACAAACTTTTAGATGAAAGTGATTTTGATTTCAAAAAATTAGAACTAGTTACAGTCAACAGAAAAAAACAAGCCAATGGCTTAGAAAAAGGCTATAATATAACACATGTTCCTACCTTTATCTTTTATAAAGAAGGAAAAGAATTGGGAAGATTTGTTGAGCACGCTAACGAAAATGGAACCATAGAGGGAGATATTTTAAAAATAGTTTCAGGAATACCTTATAAACACCCTTATCAAAAATAA
- a CDS encoding class I SAM-dependent methyltransferase, with product MKIFKTILNTIPRPILIKASYFVRPIISWYLKGDNFTDPIDGKSFKKLLPYGYGNQRENALSPSTLSLERHRLMWLFLQEETDFFSAQKKVLHMAPEQCFLDRFKDLKNIDYTTADLHSPIADVKADICNLPFPDNSFDVIFCNHVLEHIPDDTKAMQELYRVLKPKGMGIFQIPQDLSRAKTFEDNSITDPKERTKVFGQYDHVRVYGYDYFKKLRSIGFRVDEINYTKKITPEKLERFALMKGEILPVCYKPAST from the coding sequence TTGAAAATATTTAAAACCATATTAAATACCATACCTCGCCCTATTTTAATTAAGGCTAGCTATTTTGTTCGCCCTATTATTTCTTGGTATTTAAAAGGGGATAATTTCACCGATCCAATAGATGGTAAAAGTTTCAAAAAACTTTTACCATATGGATATGGAAACCAGAGAGAAAACGCATTATCTCCCAGCACCCTCTCACTTGAAAGACATCGTTTAATGTGGCTGTTTCTACAGGAAGAAACCGATTTTTTTTCTGCTCAAAAAAAAGTGCTCCACATGGCTCCTGAACAATGTTTTTTAGATCGGTTTAAAGACTTAAAAAACATTGATTATACTACGGCAGATTTACACTCTCCTATTGCAGATGTAAAAGCAGACATTTGCAATCTTCCTTTTCCTGACAATTCTTTTGATGTTATTTTTTGCAATCATGTATTAGAACATATTCCAGACGATACAAAAGCAATGCAAGAATTGTATCGGGTTTTAAAACCTAAAGGAATGGGAATATTTCAGATTCCTCAGGACTTAAGCAGGGCCAAAACTTTTGAAGACAATAGCATTACTGACCCCAAAGAACGAACCAAAGTATTTGGACAATATGACCATGTTCGTGTTTATGGGTACGACTACTTCAAAAAGCTTCGCTCCATAGGCTTTAGAGTAGATGAAATCAATTATACAAAAAAAATCACTCCAGAAAAACTAGAGCGATTTGCTTTAATGAAAGGTGAAATTTTGCCTGTTTGCTACAAACCCGCTAGCACTTAA
- a CDS encoding T9SS-dependent choice-of-anchor J family protein yields the protein MKKVITAFSLLFVCSVFAQEILYEGFESNVFPPKGWVQKVPKTGGWKEPRWEWQNWNQKHGKGTCLYDGPLSDKVDAWLLTKGVSLKKGKTYEYSFWMKKGSYYADPIEFTFAMGKKQDENDLDVKLLEEVFDPVTQGTFDLGEYELRKGELTVQDDGDYYFGFKVASASDLFIDEIKIQEKIPCLVPDGTKMEILYTDGVKISWNKNNGSKKYYYKVVAIDDDFNGNAIAEGEVIENEVEIRGLVSNTSYKVYVKSECNGAYGYYSNEYAFETLCEAIDSINEDFDASDLTNTIPDCWSKILDGDDLSKDSDVKGGWLTGQTDLIKEGGADENVILVTPKLSNINTNNYRVRFRAIKKSRSANPGILRIGTVSNAFKGSSFLQMGNDIIVESHSQDKEYKIDFIGTSAKNFIAIKNASESGITVSIEEFRWEPIPNEPSCVEVTEPGIRIGENKMVLQSLTPDFAWRKNIDATGYKIRIGSLVKGNDIYEKDLGNTSAYSLPEAILEYDTTYYVSIVPYNEKGDAKNCESLEIKTITNPNFGGGDLNTIYGGYYFANSTEGANESPIQPAYEWIDPIQENHEEVKNWDQIDDFYKYRYFKIPSLGFDFPFYNDTYNKSEVFVNSNGSIHFGEGSLIDGDQEIPKVDAHNNFIAACMWQYIFSAETKVYYKSYENKFVVTWYKMVNRREQKEQVTFQLILKRNGDAIVQINNEISELHVREPYGVYQRALIGVENNEGTKGVLYRKINPYGKINPYGVRNVVGPILENQPLAVVFSKSNKKQVYLELERSLHGKVAGIDQLITSGFYNLGSVVQLVPVPDEGYYFVGWKGDASGNDSPLNVEMNEDKVISALFSKKKYRLTTNIIEGGSIVSNVAPVNGTYEHGISLELTAVPDEGYYFVGWGDDASGSNNPLNVAMDRDKVISALFSKKQYVLTMNLMGNGAVTADVAPVNGTYAYGTVVRLTATPDKDWVFDGWNEDSSKLEETIVIMMDEDKTISAKFIAAVAGIEDEILLSKIQVYPNPVEDFVKIQTEESLRDVRIYNVLGKELLRLKAKNVDFSSLPKGIYFLVIRTKDHKKLVKKIIKK from the coding sequence GCCTCGTTGGGAATGGCAGAATTGGAATCAGAAGCATGGAAAGGGAACTTGTCTTTATGATGGACCTCTGTCGGATAAAGTTGATGCTTGGTTGCTAACCAAGGGAGTTTCTTTGAAGAAGGGGAAGACCTATGAATACAGCTTCTGGATGAAAAAAGGGTCGTATTATGCTGACCCAATAGAATTTACCTTTGCTATGGGGAAGAAGCAAGATGAAAATGACTTGGATGTGAAGTTGTTAGAGGAAGTGTTTGATCCGGTTACACAAGGAACATTTGATTTGGGTGAGTATGAGTTAAGAAAAGGAGAACTTACTGTTCAAGATGATGGCGACTACTACTTTGGTTTTAAAGTAGCAAGTGCTTCGGATCTATTTATTGATGAGATAAAAATTCAAGAAAAAATTCCTTGTTTGGTGCCAGATGGAACGAAGATGGAAATTTTATATACCGATGGTGTTAAAATTAGCTGGAATAAAAATAATGGTTCAAAGAAATACTATTATAAAGTAGTTGCAATTGATGATGATTTTAATGGGAATGCTATTGCCGAAGGGGAAGTGATAGAAAATGAAGTTGAAATTAGAGGATTGGTTTCAAATACAAGTTATAAGGTTTATGTAAAATCAGAGTGTAATGGAGCTTATGGCTATTATTCGAATGAATATGCTTTTGAAACGCTTTGTGAAGCAATTGATAGTATTAATGAAGATTTTGATGCATCAGATTTGACTAACACAATACCTGATTGTTGGAGTAAGATATTGGATGGAGATGATTTGAGTAAAGATTCTGATGTGAAAGGAGGTTGGTTGACTGGGCAAACGGATTTGATTAAAGAAGGAGGAGCTGATGAGAATGTTATCTTAGTAACTCCTAAGTTATCAAATATAAATACGAATAATTACCGAGTTAGATTTAGGGCTATAAAAAAGAGTAGAAGTGCGAATCCAGGGATTTTAAGAATAGGAACGGTATCAAATGCTTTTAAAGGCAGTTCTTTTTTGCAGATGGGAAATGATATTATTGTGGAGAGTCACTCACAAGATAAGGAGTATAAAATTGATTTTATAGGGACGAGTGCTAAAAACTTTATAGCTATAAAAAATGCTTCTGAAAGTGGAATAACTGTTTCAATTGAGGAATTTCGTTGGGAGCCTATTCCAAATGAACCTTCATGTGTTGAGGTTACGGAACCAGGTATTAGAATTGGAGAAAATAAAATGGTTCTTCAGTCGTTGACCCCTGATTTTGCTTGGAGAAAGAATATTGACGCTACAGGATATAAAATCCGTATAGGTTCTCTTGTAAAAGGAAATGATATTTACGAAAAAGATTTAGGAAATACGAGTGCTTATAGTTTGCCTGAAGCTATTTTGGAATATGATACTACGTATTATGTATCTATAGTCCCGTATAACGAAAAAGGAGATGCTAAGAATTGTGAATCTTTAGAAATAAAAACAATAACGAATCCAAATTTTGGAGGAGGTGATTTGAATACCATTTATGGAGGGTATTATTTTGCTAATTCTACAGAAGGGGCTAACGAATCGCCTATACAGCCTGCTTATGAATGGATTGATCCTATTCAAGAGAATCATGAAGAGGTGAAAAACTGGGACCAAATAGATGATTTTTACAAGTATAGGTATTTTAAAATACCTTCTTTAGGTTTTGATTTTCCATTTTATAATGATACTTATAATAAGAGTGAAGTGTTCGTGAATTCTAATGGGTCGATACATTTTGGAGAAGGATCATTGATTGATGGAGATCAGGAAATCCCGAAGGTAGATGCGCATAATAATTTTATAGCTGCTTGTATGTGGCAATACATTTTTTCAGCAGAAACAAAAGTTTATTATAAATCGTATGAGAATAAGTTCGTAGTAACTTGGTATAAGATGGTAAATAGAAGAGAGCAAAAAGAGCAGGTTACTTTTCAATTGATTTTGAAGAGAAATGGGGATGCCATTGTACAAATTAATAATGAGATAAGTGAATTGCATGTAAGAGAACCTTATGGGGTTTATCAGAGGGCGTTAATTGGAGTTGAAAATAATGAAGGAACGAAAGGGGTACTTTATAGAAAAATAAACCCTTATGGAAAAATTAACCCTTATGGTGTGAGAAATGTAGTAGGGCCTATTTTAGAGAACCAGCCTTTAGCTGTTGTTTTTTCTAAAAGCAATAAGAAGCAAGTGTATTTAGAACTGGAACGATCTCTTCATGGAAAAGTGGCAGGTATTGATCAATTGATAACTAGTGGGTTTTATAATTTGGGAAGCGTGGTGCAGTTAGTACCGGTTCCAGATGAAGGGTATTATTTTGTGGGCTGGAAGGGAGATGCTAGTGGGAATGATAGTCCTTTGAATGTAGAAATGAATGAGGATAAAGTTATTTCAGCACTTTTTAGTAAAAAGAAATATAGGTTAACAACCAATATTATTGAAGGAGGTAGTATTGTTTCTAATGTTGCTCCTGTAAACGGAACTTATGAGCATGGTATATCTCTTGAGTTAACAGCAGTTCCAGATGAAGGGTATTATTTTGTGGGCTGGGGAGATGATGCTAGTGGAAGTAATAATCCTTTGAATGTAGCAATGGATAGAGATAAAGTTATTTCAGCGCTTTTTAGTAAAAAGCAATATGTCTTAACGATGAATCTAATGGGAAATGGAGCTGTAACAGCAGATGTAGCTCCTGTAAACGGAACGTATGCTTATGGAACAGTGGTAAGGCTAACGGCAACTCCTGATAAAGATTGGGTTTTTGATGGTTGGAATGAAGATTCGTCTAAATTAGAGGAAACAATTGTAATAATGATGGATGAAGATAAAACTATATCTGCTAAGTTTATAGCTGCTGTGGCAGGAATTGAAGACGAAATATTATTGAGTAAGATACAGGTGTACCCTAATCCTGTAGAAGATTTTGTTAAAATTCAAACAGAAGAGTCTTTAAGAGATGTTAGGATATACAATGTTCTAGGGAAAGAGCTGTTAAGGCTAAAAGCAAAGAATGTTGATTTTAGTAGTTTGCCTAAAGGAATTTACTTTTTGGTTATAAGAACAAAAGATCATAAGAAACTAGTCAAGAAAATAATAAAGAAATAG
- the map gene encoding type I methionyl aminopeptidase, producing the protein MIKTKTLEEIALMRESALIVSKTLGMLAKEVKPGVTTLYLDKLAEDFIRSQDAIPGFLGLYDFPNTLCMSPNAQVVHGIPNNTPLKDGDIISIDCGAIKNGFYGDHAYTFEVGEVAEETKKLLQITKESLYEGIRQFKVGNRVGDVGAAIQNYTEKHGYGVVRELVGHGLGRTMHEDPEMPNYGKKGRGKKFIEGMVVAIEPMINLGTHRINQLSDGWTILTKDGKPSAHFEHDVAIVNGKPELLSTFKYVYEALGIESNEEDEFRAK; encoded by the coding sequence ATGATTAAAACGAAAACTCTAGAAGAAATAGCATTAATGCGAGAAAGCGCATTAATAGTTTCTAAAACATTAGGAATGCTTGCCAAGGAAGTAAAACCAGGTGTAACCACTTTATACTTAGACAAGCTTGCCGAAGATTTTATCAGATCTCAAGATGCAATTCCTGGTTTTCTAGGATTATATGATTTCCCCAATACATTATGCATGAGCCCAAACGCCCAAGTAGTTCATGGAATCCCTAATAACACCCCTTTAAAGGATGGTGATATTATTTCTATTGACTGTGGAGCTATCAAAAATGGTTTTTATGGAGACCATGCTTACACTTTTGAAGTAGGAGAAGTTGCTGAAGAAACTAAAAAATTACTGCAAATAACCAAAGAAAGTTTATATGAAGGAATCCGCCAATTTAAAGTAGGAAATCGTGTTGGAGATGTTGGTGCTGCCATACAAAACTACACTGAAAAGCACGGTTATGGAGTAGTTAGGGAACTTGTTGGTCATGGATTAGGACGCACCATGCATGAAGATCCAGAAATGCCTAATTACGGAAAGAAGGGGCGTGGAAAAAAATTCATTGAAGGAATGGTTGTTGCTATAGAGCCTATGATTAACCTAGGTACTCATCGAATCAATCAATTAAGTGATGGTTGGACAATCTTAACAAAAGATGGAAAACCCTCTGCTCACTTTGAACACGACGTTGCAATTGTTAACGGAAAACCTGAATTACTCTCTACATTTAAATATGTGTATGAAGCATTAGGTATTGAAAGTAACGAAGAGGATGAATTCCGCGCTAAATAA
- a CDS encoding molybdopterin-dependent oxidoreductase, translating into MNRRSFLKRSTLATAGITIASSLTIFSCDHVFDSETILIPHASHWGPFKGVVKNGVLIGVQPLKDIDAMPTEMLTKGLISRVYDKTRVKYPMVRKSYLEGRGRDTKPHLRGKEEFVRVTWAEALTLTADAILQVIKKHGNESIFSSSYGGWSHAGFLRPNVLQGRFFGLIGGQSITKGDYSTGASQVSLPHIIGDIEVYSPQSSWKTILENTEVFVLIGCDPWKNNRVEFRVADHQMYPKWLQFKEKGIQFISINPHRTTTDKKVAAEWIKIIPNTDTALFLAMSYHIYDQGLHDKEYLDKYTVGFEKFLPYLLGKDQDGTPPKTPKWASEITGISEKKIIEMAMLFARKKTQFAPSWSLQRAANGEMTHWAIINFAAMLGKIGKKGEGVGFSFGYGNGGTIQSGKKIPLGLSQGRNPVEKFCPASRLTEMLENPNKVFKRDGGTFTYPDVKLIYNSGNNFMSHQPNTNRLIKALNNKVETIICQDPWWCASARFSDIVLPATSTLERNGITSGGTYSNDKIYAMKQLIQPVGESLDDFEIFRRLSYIFGVEEGFTGGKTNMEIIREAYEKSDATISFDDFWKKGVAHLEVPEKSGEYVRHEDFIKDPEKHKLHTKTGKIELYCKSFADFGTHSPIPKYIEPYEFLGNAKKGQLHIVSPHPNMRLHSQMANAEIRKKENVQGRQHILININDAKERHITDGDLVEIYNHRGTTIAGAKVTDDVMKGVVCLEEGSWLQLDSKGRCNNGAINMLTSTKPASNLSLGTSSNTCLVTIKKCTDAEKMTAYDPPKVIEDKYSFNPTALGIAPQIEKMKDHFAAADMEPGERLYYKACSVCHAPQNPKSFTTKQWHGIIQSMAPRAGLTANDKKLVLDFLEKQAKTE; encoded by the coding sequence ATGAACAGACGAAGTTTTCTAAAAAGATCAACATTAGCAACTGCAGGAATTACCATTGCTAGTAGCTTAACTATTTTTAGTTGTGATCATGTTTTTGATTCAGAAACAATATTAATACCTCATGCAAGCCACTGGGGGCCTTTTAAAGGAGTCGTTAAAAATGGTGTCCTCATAGGGGTACAACCACTAAAAGACATCGATGCTATGCCTACTGAAATGCTTACTAAAGGACTTATTAGTAGGGTATATGATAAAACTAGAGTAAAATACCCAATGGTAAGAAAATCTTACTTAGAAGGAAGAGGAAGAGATACCAAACCTCACCTAAGAGGAAAAGAAGAGTTCGTTAGGGTTACTTGGGCAGAAGCGCTGACCTTAACTGCTGATGCCATTTTACAAGTTATTAAGAAACATGGTAACGAAAGTATTTTTAGTTCTTCTTACGGAGGATGGTCTCACGCTGGCTTTTTAAGACCTAATGTGCTACAAGGGCGATTCTTTGGGCTTATTGGAGGGCAATCTATTACCAAAGGAGACTATTCTACTGGCGCTTCACAAGTAAGCCTCCCTCACATTATAGGTGATATTGAAGTATATTCTCCTCAAAGCTCCTGGAAAACAATACTTGAAAATACCGAAGTTTTTGTACTAATAGGATGCGATCCTTGGAAAAATAATAGGGTAGAATTTAGAGTTGCAGATCATCAAATGTACCCGAAGTGGTTGCAGTTCAAAGAAAAAGGTATTCAATTTATTTCTATAAACCCACATCGCACCACTACTGATAAAAAAGTAGCTGCTGAATGGATTAAGATAATCCCTAATACAGATACTGCTCTATTTTTAGCGATGTCTTACCATATATATGACCAAGGCTTACACGACAAAGAATACCTAGACAAATATACGGTTGGATTTGAAAAGTTCTTACCTTACCTACTAGGTAAAGATCAAGACGGAACACCTCCTAAAACTCCTAAGTGGGCCTCTGAAATTACAGGAATCAGCGAAAAAAAGATAATTGAAATGGCAATGTTATTTGCTCGTAAAAAAACGCAATTTGCTCCAAGCTGGTCTTTACAAAGAGCAGCTAATGGCGAAATGACCCATTGGGCTATTATCAACTTTGCTGCCATGCTTGGAAAAATCGGTAAAAAAGGAGAAGGCGTTGGATTTAGTTTTGGGTATGGCAATGGCGGAACCATACAGTCTGGAAAAAAAATTCCCTTAGGACTCTCGCAAGGAAGAAATCCCGTAGAAAAATTTTGCCCTGCATCTCGACTTACTGAAATGCTTGAAAATCCAAACAAGGTATTTAAAAGAGATGGTGGAACATTTACCTACCCTGATGTTAAGCTTATATATAATTCAGGAAATAACTTTATGTCTCACCAACCAAACACCAACAGGCTTATAAAGGCTTTGAACAACAAAGTAGAAACTATCATATGCCAAGACCCATGGTGGTGCGCTTCTGCTAGGTTTTCTGACATTGTTTTACCTGCAACCTCTACACTTGAACGTAACGGAATAACTTCAGGAGGAACTTATAGTAATGATAAAATCTATGCAATGAAACAACTTATTCAACCTGTTGGAGAAAGCTTAGACGACTTTGAAATATTCAGAAGACTCTCTTATATATTCGGTGTAGAGGAAGGTTTTACTGGAGGAAAAACAAATATGGAAATCATAAGAGAAGCTTACGAAAAATCCGACGCTACAATATCTTTTGATGATTTTTGGAAAAAAGGAGTCGCACACCTAGAAGTTCCTGAAAAATCTGGAGAATATGTAAGGCATGAAGACTTTATCAAAGATCCTGAAAAACACAAACTCCACACCAAAACGGGCAAAATCGAACTCTACTGTAAGTCTTTTGCTGACTTTGGTACACATTCTCCTATTCCTAAATATATAGAACCTTATGAATTTTTAGGAAATGCTAAAAAAGGACAATTGCATATTGTGAGTCCTCACCCCAATATGCGCTTGCACTCTCAAATGGCAAATGCGGAAATAAGAAAAAAAGAAAACGTTCAAGGAAGACAACATATTTTAATCAATATCAATGACGCCAAAGAACGTCATATTACAGATGGCGACTTGGTAGAAATTTACAATCATAGAGGCACCACTATTGCAGGAGCCAAAGTTACTGATGACGTAATGAAAGGAGTGGTTTGTTTAGAAGAAGGAAGTTGGTTACAATTAGATTCTAAGGGAAGGTGTAACAACGGAGCTATTAACATGCTAACCTCTACAAAACCCGCAAGCAACCTAAGCCTAGGAACTTCTAGTAATACTTGTTTGGTAACGATAAAAAAATGTACAGATGCTGAGAAAATGACCGCTTATGACCCTCCTAAAGTTATTGAAGACAAATACAGTTTTAACCCTACTGCCTTAGGAATAGCTCCACAAATAGAAAAAATGAAAGATCATTTTGCAGCTGCAGATATGGAACCTGGAGAACGTTTGTACTACAAAGCTTGCTCCGTATGTCATGCCCCACAAAACCCAAAAAGCTTTACCACTAAGCAATGGCACGGCATCATACAAAGTATGGCTCCAAGAGCTGGTTTAACCGCAAACGATAAAAAGCTAGTTTTAGATTTCTTGGAAAAACAAGCAAAAACAGAATAA
- the gpmI gene encoding 2,3-bisphosphoglycerate-independent phosphoglycerate mutase, with protein MNKKVILMILDGWGITQDPKVSAIYNAKIPFINSLYHTYPHSELRTDGEHVGLPKGQMGNSEVGHMNLGAGRIVYQNLAKINKAVKENTLKEEQTLIDAFSYAQKNHKKVHFLGLVSDGGIHSHSNHLKGLLTLAKNYQLRDVFLHAFTDGRDCDPKSGKFFINDIQKHMQQTTGELATVTGRYYAMDRDHRWERIQLAYNALVHGKGTKSSNIEESITKSYDENITDEFIKPIVMVDKNNTPKATIEKDDVVIFFNFRTDRGRQLTSALSQKDFPDFTMKKLPLYFVTMTNYDETFQNINVVYDSKNIKNTLGEVLETAHKKQIRIAETEKYPHVTFFFSGGREETFRGEKRLLCPSPKVATYDLKPEMSAYEIKDAIIPELKKEEVDFVCLNFANGDMVGHTGVFEAAIKACETVDICVKEIITTALEHNYTTLLIADHGNCETMMNPDGTPHTAHTTNPVPLILIDKEITAIQNGILGDIAPTVLKLIGIPQPKEMTQHSLI; from the coding sequence ATGAACAAGAAAGTAATTCTTATGATATTAGATGGCTGGGGGATCACGCAAGACCCTAAGGTATCTGCTATATACAATGCTAAAATTCCTTTTATAAATTCCTTATACCATACTTACCCTCATTCAGAATTAAGAACTGACGGGGAACACGTTGGGCTTCCAAAAGGGCAAATGGGGAATTCTGAAGTGGGGCACATGAATTTAGGAGCGGGACGAATTGTATATCAAAACTTAGCAAAAATAAACAAAGCAGTTAAAGAAAATACCCTTAAAGAAGAACAAACGTTAATAGATGCCTTTTCTTACGCCCAAAAAAATCATAAAAAAGTGCACTTTTTAGGCTTGGTTTCTGATGGAGGGATTCACTCTCACAGCAATCATTTAAAAGGACTTCTTACGCTTGCTAAAAACTACCAACTAAGAGACGTCTTTTTACACGCTTTTACAGATGGACGAGATTGCGACCCTAAATCAGGTAAGTTTTTCATCAATGACATCCAAAAGCACATGCAACAAACCACAGGAGAACTAGCTACAGTTACAGGTAGGTATTATGCCATGGATAGAGATCATAGATGGGAACGCATACAATTAGCTTACAATGCCTTAGTTCATGGAAAAGGCACAAAATCTTCTAATATAGAAGAAAGTATTACAAAAAGCTATGATGAAAATATCACCGATGAATTTATCAAACCCATCGTTATGGTTGATAAAAACAACACTCCTAAGGCTACCATAGAAAAAGATGATGTGGTTATTTTCTTTAACTTTAGAACAGATAGAGGACGCCAATTAACGAGTGCTCTAAGTCAAAAAGATTTCCCTGATTTTACCATGAAAAAACTACCATTGTACTTTGTTACTATGACAAATTACGATGAAACATTTCAAAACATCAATGTAGTGTACGATTCTAAAAATATCAAGAATACTTTAGGTGAAGTACTCGAAACTGCTCATAAAAAACAAATCAGAATAGCAGAAACAGAAAAATACCCACACGTAACCTTCTTTTTTTCAGGAGGAAGAGAAGAAACTTTTAGGGGAGAAAAGCGTTTATTATGCCCATCTCCAAAAGTTGCTACTTACGACTTAAAACCTGAAATGAGTGCTTATGAAATTAAAGATGCAATCATTCCTGAATTAAAGAAAGAAGAAGTAGATTTTGTTTGTTTGAATTTTGCAAATGGGGATATGGTTGGGCATACAGGTGTTTTTGAAGCCGCTATAAAAGCTTGTGAAACTGTAGATATTTGCGTCAAAGAAATTATTACTACTGCTTTAGAACACAATTATACCACCTTACTCATTGCCGATCATGGAAACTGCGAAACCATGATGAACCCTGATGGAACGCCTCATACAGCACATACCACAAATCCGGTTCCTTTGATCCTTATTGACAAAGAGATTACAGCTATCCAAAATGGTATTTTAGGAGATATTGCTCCTACTGTTTTAAAATTAATAGGAATACCACAACCAAAAGAAATGACACAGCATTCTCTTATTTAA
- a CDS encoding FAD:protein FMN transferase, translating to MDLKIKELLLVFLIVVTGCQENRVNYIKLTGGVFGTSYIVNYKGKQNYKVQIDSLFDEFNASLSTYIPTSAISKINKKDSLVVVDAYFEEIMSKSKRIFKETDGYFDPTVGDLVNAWGFGPEKAKRDLDSAQVAGLMQSVGFDKVALVNRKIRKEAAAVYLDFNSIAKGYGVDVVGRFLEGKGVENYLIEIGGEIRTRGDNKKREKWTIGVDNPNTDGTRSITDFIKLSDESMASSGNYRKFRVSKEGKKYVHTVNPKTGFAEENDLLSATVYGAIDCADLDAYATAFMAMGFEKTKAFLEKNPDIKAILVYINKEGVVTRFKC from the coding sequence ATGGACTTAAAAATAAAAGAGTTGCTGTTGGTATTCTTAATTGTAGTTACTGGGTGTCAAGAGAACCGAGTGAATTATATAAAACTTACTGGAGGGGTTTTTGGTACTAGCTATATTGTAAATTATAAAGGAAAGCAAAATTATAAGGTGCAAATAGATAGCTTGTTTGATGAATTTAACGCATCATTGTCAACATATATTCCTACTTCTGCTATTTCTAAAATTAATAAAAAAGACTCCTTGGTAGTTGTAGATGCTTATTTTGAAGAAATAATGAGTAAGTCTAAGCGAATTTTTAAAGAAACAGATGGGTATTTTGATCCTACTGTTGGTGATTTAGTAAATGCATGGGGGTTTGGTCCTGAAAAAGCAAAAAGAGATTTAGATAGCGCTCAGGTAGCTGGTTTAATGCAGTCAGTTGGTTTTGATAAAGTAGCTCTTGTGAATAGAAAGATTCGAAAAGAGGCAGCGGCTGTTTATTTAGATTTTAATTCTATAGCTAAAGGATACGGGGTGGACGTAGTAGGTAGGTTTTTGGAAGGTAAAGGAGTAGAAAATTATTTGATAGAAATAGGAGGAGAAATTAGAACGAGAGGAGATAACAAAAAAAGGGAGAAGTGGACGATAGGTGTTGATAATCCTAATACAGATGGTACTAGGTCTATTACTGATTTTATAAAATTGTCTGACGAATCTATGGCTAGTTCAGGTAATTATAGGAAGTTTAGGGTGAGTAAAGAAGGAAAGAAGTATGTGCATACGGTAAATCCTAAAACAGGTTTTGCAGAAGAAAATGATTTATTGAGTGCTACAGTATATGGAGCAATAGATTGTGCTGATCTTGATGCTTATGCAACTGCTTTCATGGCAATGGGATTTGAAAAAACAAAAGCTTTTCTAGAAAAGAATCCTGATATAAAAGCAATTCTAGTGTATATTAATAAGGAAGGAGTTGTGACTAGGTTTAAGTGCTAG